From one Eucalyptus grandis isolate ANBG69807.140 chromosome 9, ASM1654582v1, whole genome shotgun sequence genomic stretch:
- the LOC104418885 gene encoding NADP-dependent D-sorbitol-6-phosphate dehydrogenase — protein MSITLNSGFKMPAIGLGVWRMEKDEIRDLILGSIKIGYRHFDCAADYQNEAEVGEALAEAVRTGLVKREELFITTKLWNSDHGHVIEACKDSLKKLQLDYLDLYLIHFPVATKHTGVGTTASALDDEGVLEIDTTITLETTWRAMEELVSMGLVRSIGISNYDIFLTRDCLAYSKVKPAVNQIETHPYFQRDSLVKFCQKHGICVTAHTPLGGAVANTEWFGSVSCLEDPVLKGLAEKYKRTVAQVVLRWGIQRNTVVIPKSSKVKRLEENFQVFDFSLADEDMALIKSIDQGQRTNQPAKFWGINLFA, from the exons ATGTCGATCACCCTCAACAGCGGATTCAAAATGCCGGCGATCGGTCTCGGCGTGTGGCGTATGGAGAAGGATGAGATACGGGACCTCATCCTGGGCTCCATCAAGATCGGCTACCGCCACTTCGATTGCGCCG CCGATTACCAGAATGAAGCGGAAGTTGGCGAGGCGCTTGCTGAAGCAGTGCGGACGGGGCTTGTCAAGAGGGAGGAACTTTTCATCACCACCAAG CTTTGGAATTCTGATCACGGACATGTCATAGAGGCCTGTAAGGACAGCCTGAAGAAGTTGCAGCTTGATTATTTGGATCTCTACCTTATTCACTTCCCTGTAGCAACTAAACACACCG GAGTTGGCACAACTGCTAGTGCTCTGGACGACGAGGGGGTGCTGGAAATTGACACAACTATAACTTTGGAAACTACATGGCGTGCCATGGAAGAACTCGTCTCAATGGGTTTAGTTCGAAGCATCGGGATCAG CAACTACGACATCTTCCTAACCAGAGATTGCCTGGCCTACTCCAAAGTGAAGCCTGCTGTTAATCAGATTGAAACCCATCCATATTTCCAACGTGATTCCCTTGTTAAGTTCTGTCAGAAACATGGTATCTGTGTGACTGCACACACTCCCCTTGGGGGCGCAGTTGCAAATACAGAATGGTTTGGTTCCGTTTCATGCCTGGAAGATCCAGTTCTCAAG GGTCTGGCTGAGAAGTACAAGAGGACGGTGGCACAGGTAGTTCTGAGGTGGGGTATCCAGCGCAATACCGTTGTCATTCCAAAGAGCTCAAAGGTTAAGAGGTTGGAAGAGAACTTTCAGGTCTTTGATTTCAGTCTGGCAGACGAGGACATGGCCCTGATCAAGAGTATCGACCAGGGACAACGGACTAATCAACCTGCGAAGTTTTGGGGCATAAACCTATTTGCTTGA